Part of the bacterium genome, CGGCCACTACCACCGAAATTCGGAAGGACGTGACGGCGAGTTGTAAATGATTACGACCAGCGCCGTCGGGAGGCCGCTTGGCGACGACCCCTCGGGCTTCCGAATCGTCCGGTTCTCGGCGGAGGGCCTCTCCCATTCGTACTACGGATTGGAAGAGGTTCCCGGGCCGATCGGAGACTGAACGGTTCCCTGCCGCACGCTTCAGCGACCCGACGGGGCCCCTTCGAGATCGCCAAGTGCTTCGAGCGACTCGCGAGGCACCTCCTTCAGGCTGTCGACCGCGCCTTCGCCAGTACGGCGCGTTACCCTTGAGGGACTGCCGGGAACAGCAGCGTCATGGTCGTCCCCTCCTGGGGCTCGCTCTCGACGCGAACCATTCCTCCGTTGGAGCGCGCGATGCCGAGCACCGTAGCCAGCCCCAGGCCCCGGCCTGCGAAGTGCGTGGAAAAGTAGGGATGAAAGATCTTCGCCACGTCCTTCGAACGGAGTCCGCCGCCGTCGTCCGCGACGGAGACGAAGGCGAAGCGCCCTGGAGAGAGTCCCTTTCCGGGCTCGATGCAGGCCACCAGGTCTTCGGCGCCGAGTACGGTGGCTCCGACCCGGACGCTGACGATACCCTGCCCCTGGGATGCTTCGACGGCGTTCTCCACCAATGCGCTGACGGCACGCTCCACGAGAGCAGTGTCGACGCGCACCGGGAACAGGCGCATGGGACGCTGGAGCACGATCTCGAGCCCCCGACTTCCGGTCTCGGCCCTGCCCTCGACCACGCCGGCCACGATGCGTCCGAGGTCCGTGGCCCCGATCGATGGGCTGACGGCGCCTGCATAGATACGAATGTCTTCCAAGACGGAAGCCAGCCGCCAGCCGGCATCCTCGATATCGCGCAGTGATCGTTGCCCGGGAGAACGGGAATCCAAGTCGTCGGCGAGTTGCTGGGCCCCTCCCACGATGGTGGTGAGCATGTTGCCAAACTCATGAGCGATGCCGCCGGCGAACACACGCAGGCTTTCGAGGTGGGAAGCGTCGGGCAGGCCGGCCCTGGAGCGTAGGTCCCGATGGCGGCGTTCTTCCGCATCCGTCAGGTCGCGATAGTTGAGAACCACGCCCTGGACAGCGGGTTCGCGGGTGAGGTTATGAGCCGCAGCCTCGATCGTTCGCCAGCTGCCGTCCTTGTGTCGGATCTTCACTACCTCCATGGCGAACTTGCCCGGCACCTCTATCACATCCTGCGCAACGGAGGCGAGGCGAGGAAAGTCGTCTGGATGGACGATCGCCTCGGCCATTTCAACGATCGTCTGGCCGGGGAAGTCCTGTCGCCGGTATCCGAGCAGCTGTCCTTCGGCTGTCGGTCGCACGTACGTCATGAAGCCCTCGGCATCGACAATCGCGGCACC contains:
- a CDS encoding PAS domain S-box protein, yielding MPLIAVPTCGLRAGVAWSLLTGLGTLGASVFVLKGFEPPFHIEAHLVPHESFWVGTGLLLAGLALATWYEVVRTNATAEIRDARAEKEVAQFELEESETRYRALLEHSFEGAAIVDAEGFMTYVRPTAEGQLLGYRRQDFPGQTIVEMAEAIVHPDDFPRLASVAQDVIEVPGKFAMEVVKIRHKDGSWRTIEAAAHNLTREPAVQGVVLNYRDLTDAEERRHRDLRSRAGLPDASHLESLRVFAGGIAHEFGNMLTTIVGGAQQLADDLDSRSPGQRSLRDIEDAGWRLASVLEDIRIYAGAVSPSIGATDLGRIVAGVVEGRAETGSRGLEIVLQRPMRLFPVRVDTALVERAVSALVENAVEASQGQGIVSVRVGATVLGAEDLVACIEPGKGLSPGRFAFVSVADDGGGLRSKDVAKIFHPYFSTHFAGRGLGLATVLGIARSNGGMVRVESEPQEGTTMTLLFPAVPQG